Sequence from the Macaca fascicularis isolate 582-1 chromosome 16, T2T-MFA8v1.1 genome:
TTATTTGGTCAGTTTCTGTAGTCGTGGTATCAGCCCATGTGTAGAGGTGGGGCCTTTTTGAACATGTGAGCCTTTGTGGGCTGAGAGTGATGGAAGGCAACACAGGGTACAGGGATTCTGAGTGTGGAGGGAAGTGAGTCTGAGGAGAAACCCAAGGTGAGACAGATGGAGCTGGCCTCCACAGACCTCAGTGCAAGAGTACTGGGGGTAACCACAGGCTTACAGAGAGCTGGTGTCTTGCCAGCTGGTTTTCAGATCAGGCTCAGGTACTCATGGGCATGCACCCTGGATGGAAGGTGCCAGCCTCGCCTCTCCACACCCCACCCAGTCCCTGCCTCGTGTGCCCTCTCCTGATTGCAAACTCATAATATTAGGGTCTCCCTGGAGAAACAGGTGTGATGGGGAGGGCCCTGCACAGCCCTGATGATGATTGCACAGCCTATAAGAGAGAAAAAGCCTGAACATGTGAACATAAGAGGTCAAGTTAGAAGAACCTGGAAAGACAACCTGGCTTCCAGAGACCTAGATATATTaactccatctatccatccatccacccacccacccatccatccatccatccatccacccacccacccatccatccatccatccatccacccacccacccacccatccatccatccatccacccacccacccatccatccatccatccatccatccatccatccacccacccgtccatccacccatccatccatccatccatccgtccatccacccatccgtccgtccatccatccgtccgtccatccgtccgtccatccatccatccgtccacctatccgtccgtccatccatccatccacccacccatccatccatccatccatccatccatccatccatccatccacccatctgtccatccatccatccacccgtccgtccgtccgtccgtccgtctgtccacccacccacccacccatccatccatccatccgtccatccacccatccgtccatccatccatccatccatccgtccatccacctataaatccatccgtccatccacccatccacccatccatccatccatccacccacccacccacccatccatccatccatccacccacccacccgtcCGTCTGTCcgtccatccgtccgtccatccatccatccatccacccacctatccatccatccatccatccacctatccatccatccatccatccatccatcatcccaTCCACCTGCTCAGAAGTGGTCCCAGCCTATGGAGGGAGGGCCTCATCAATCCCTGGCCATAACCCAAGGGTGGCTCCAGCCCCAGGGAAAAGTGACCAAGGAGAGCCGAACAAGTTCTGGCCTAAAAGTCAAGACCCCGGTTCCTCCTTCTGGCTCTGCCATTAGCTAACCACATGAGCCAGATCACTTGGCTTGACTTTCTGGacctcagtctccccacctgtaaaatggggacagttGGACCAGGAGGTGGATGGGCCTTTCCAGTTCTAACATTCTGTGGCTGAGCCTCTGGCCCTTGATGTCACAATATGGAGCTGGCTTGTGATTGGCCCATAGCCTCATCCAGCTCTGCTGTTTTCTTGGTCATGGGTGCAGACAGATTCGCCCTGGACCTTCCCTACTTGTGCTCCTCTGTTACGGGCAGCTGTTGCCTTGCCTCTGGATCAAGGATGAACATAGTTTAGGTGTGGCTGAGACCCCAAGAAGCATGGGACCAGAGAAGGGGACTGGGTGGGGACAGGACCTTCCCAGCACATGGTGCCCATATCATTCCCTGCAGATGACTTCTACAATGAGACTAAGACCAAGATCTTCCTGCAGTTTTATGACCAAACAGCTAAAGTTGTGTTGAACCAGTTCATGGAGGCCACTTGGCACTATGTCACCAACATCACCAGGAAAAATCAGGAGGAGATGGTATGGTGTCAtctccaccccagcctctcctctcttTGCTCTTTTCAGGGATTTGGGACCATGGGGCACCACACTTCCTGCCCCCATCCCAAGCAAGAGGAACTAGGGAAGCCCCAGTGTACATATCAAAGCGGGCTGCAAGTTCTGGGCCTCCTGGAAGCCCTAAACTTTCTCCAGTCAAGAATCTCTTGCTTCTTGTCCTTTGTAAATCTTACCTCCTTGCTTTTAGGGACCCAGGTTTCTGCCCTCTCCCTCTTAGCAAATCTTGTTCCCTAAGCCAATGGGATTAGGGAGTCAGTTAGGGTGCCATGGCCCTGGAGGTCAAGTGGGACCCTTCCCCTGTCCCCCAACCTTGCTGGCCCTCTTTGCAGCTGCACAAGGACATGGAGAGGTCCCAGTTCATGATTTACTTTGGCACCTGGGCCTGCCTGTTTAAGGTCGCCCAGTtccagaaccaggatttgaatcgCATGCTGAGAAAGCTGCAGAACATAGACAAGGTGGCCCTGCCCAAGGACGAGCTGTGGGAGGTGATGGATGGAGCCCCCAGGCCTTTGGGCACATGCTCCCTGGCCCCAGGGGTCTGGTGGGGCAGCCAGAGTGTCTGGGGCAGAAGGGAGGCAGGGGGTGGAGGAGAGGCAAGATCAGAACTTCTTCTGGAGAAGGAGAGGAGTAGAGGTGGGGGTGCCGATCTCTCCTGGCTGAGGGCGAGCACTGAGGGCAGGCCCAGGGGCACTGGCCTACCCTGGGTAACACCTGTCCCCCCAGTATAACGAGCTTCTGGCCGACATGGAGATGACATACAGTATGGCCCAGGTGTGCCTGAATGAGAGGCCCTGCCTGTCCCTGGAGCCTGGTGAACACCCAAGCCCTGTCCCACCCAACCACAGAATCTCCAGCACTCAGTCCCTTCCAGGGGCCCCTCCCAGTCCTCAACCACCCTCCTTTATTGCCAGGAGGGTGAGGGCAGAGGTAGGTGGGAGTGGGTCCCCCATGGCTCCTTTTCTGGGCATAGAACTCGAAGAAGTCATGGCCACCTCCAGGAACAAAGAGGAGCTGCTATGGGCCTGGCAGGGCTGGTGGGATGCCATGGGCCGCCAGATCCGCACCACCTTCGAGCACTACGTGGAGCTCAGCAACAAGGTTGCACAGCTCAATGGTGAGCAGACAGGACGCCACGGGGCTCAGAGCGATGGCAAGGAAGGGGCAAAGCTGAGCTTTCCCAGGATGAAGGCGGCCATAGGGCCCTGGAGGCAGGACCTATGAGCCCTGCAGCTGGGCTCTCCAAATATTCATAGAGCATctatgtgctaggtgctggggaggTTCTGAGGACACACAGGTGAAAAGACAGGTGCCTGTTCTCATGCACCTACAGTCCTGCGGGGAGGCAGACCATATTCAGTAAATACCGGTCTCTCACTACCACCTGGGGTGTTGCAGAATAGGAAGGGGCTgctaagaaagagaatgagaagaggcTGCTGCAGAtaagtggtcagggaaggcctctgacATTTATCCAAGACCTGAAAGATGGGCAAAAGAGGGGGAGCAAGATGTGAAAGAAGAGCATCCTAGGCAGAGGCTCCACAGCAGGAGGAGCTGGTGCTCTGGAAGACCTGAAAGAAGCCCAGGTGGCCGCAGGGCTAAGGATGAGGTGGGATGAGAGGGGACTCAGGGCCTTGCAGGCATGGTGAGGAGCTCGGATCGTGGACTTTGCTCAGTGCCTTTCCAAAATGGGCAGGTATTCTCCCCGTTTTGCCAAAGAAGACCCAGAGGGTCAGCGAGGTTGAGTTGCTTCCCTAGAAGGTGTCTGGGTCTCTTGTCAGCTAGGCCAGGGGTAAAGGGTGAGATGGTGAGCTCCTAGTGAGTCCTCTCTCCTGTCCTAGGTTACAAAGACATGGGAGCCTTGTGGCGCTCCAAGTATGAGTCAGACACCCTGAAGCAAGACCTGGAGCGGTTCTTCCAGGAGCTGCGGCCACTCTAGCTGAACCTACACGCCTACATGCACCGGACCCTCCACCGCCACTATGGGCCCGAGCTCATCGACCTGAGGGGGCCCATCCCTGCCCACCTCCGGGGTAAAGGCCCTGCTGGTGGCCGAGGTGAGTGCCAGATAAAGGCAGAGACTGTCTCCAGCCTCCCCTTAgcccctctcctcttcttccaggGAACATGTGGGCTCAGTCCTCGGTCAACATCTTAGACCTGGTCCTGCCCTTCCCGAAGAAGATCCCTGAAGATGTCACAAAGATCATGAAAGGCCAGGTTAGTGCTTGGCCTGtctgtccctgcccctccccatcGTCATCCTTGGGCAAACAAGGCAGCGCCCTACATATCCCCTCTTCTCCCCCAGCACTGGAAATCAGAGAAAATGTTTGAAGACTCTGAGAAATTCTTCACCTCCCTGGGGCTGCTGCCTGCCCCACCCAGTTTCTGGAAAAAGTTGATGCTGACGAGGCCAACTGATGGGCAAGAGGTGGAGTGTCACCTCTGCATGGAACTTCTACCTTGACGATGACTTCGGGTGCTCACGGAGGTACCACACACCtggccctctcctctcccctctctgctTGTCTTAGGTGTGGGCGGGGGagagctggggcaggggagggggaaaggCAAGCGAGAAATACAGAAGGAAAGGTGGCGTGAGAGCAAAGGGCTTGGTTGCTAGTTGGATATGGGGCCTAGACTGAGAAAGAACAATTgccagccagacgtggtggctcacacctataatcctagcactttgggaggccaaggcagtggatcacgtgaagtcaggagttcgagaccagcctggccaacatggtgaaaccctgtctctactaaaaatacaaaaattagccaggtggggtggcgtgtgcctgtaatcccagctacccaggaggctgaggcaggagaatcactggaatctgggagccagaggctgcagtgagctgagatggcaccattgcactccaacctgggggacagagtaaaactctgtctcaaaaacaaacaaacaaacaaaaagaacaactgCAGAGCCCTATCTGGGCTCCAACCTGACCACAAAATCCCTCGAGGAGTCTGAATGGGAAAACTCCCTTTCTCCATGCTCCTTAACCCATGCCCTTTGCTTGTATAATAAAGAAGTGCACGGAAGTGACCATAGAAGACCTGCTCTCCATCTTCCACAAGATGGGCCGTATCCAGTACTTTCTGCAGTACAAGAACCTTTCCATCATCTTCTGTGAAGGTGCCAACTCAGCCTTTGAAGAGGCTGTGGGGTCTGTGATCACCCTCTTGGCCTCCTCCCACAAGCACCTGCTCAACATAGGCCTGCTTAGCCTCAAGCACCAGGACTCAGGTGATGAGGACCAAGGGCCCAAGCCTGGGGCCGCCACTAGGGCTCGATGGGGTCAGGGCTCTCGGGCAAAGCTACGGGAAGATCCCAGGGGTCACCTCTTGACTGCCCTCACCCTCTTCCTAGAGGATGAAGTCAATTTCCTGATGCGAATTGCCCTGGAGAAGATTGCCTTCATCCCCTTCGGCTACCTGATGGACCTGTTTCACTGGAAGGTCTTTGACGGCAGCATTCGGAAAGACATCTACAATCAGGAGTGGTGGAACCTCAGGTGGGTTTGTTACTATTTTCCACCAGATGGGCCATTTCCAGGACTTTCTGCAGCACAAGAACCTCTCTATAATCTTCCACGCAGGCACTGAGCAGGTCTCTTAGCCTTTCTAGGCTTCAGTCTCCTTATCTGTGAAAAATGGACCCTGGTGTTTGACCCCACTTGCTCTCTGGGTGGCTCGGAAGCTTACACAATGATTGCAACTGGGCTTCTCCAATCACAGAGCATTAACCACCAGGCAGGCCCTCCCacacctccctcccttcctggtGCCAGGCAATGGGGTGTGCGGGGGCCTGAGCACTTTCCTTTCTGGGGAAAGACTCCCCATGGGAGATAGGCAGGCCCCTAAAATGCACACATGCCTGCCTTGGGCTTAACACTCCCCAAGCTGCCATGGGAACCCACCAGCAGTTGGGAGGCATCACTCTCGAGTGAGGGACCCCCAGGTTACACCTCATCACTGACCCCTGGCCATTTGATGGGATAATAAATGCCTGTGACCAGGGCTTCTCCATATCTGCCAGGCCTTGGACTGACCAGCTTCAGTCTGCTGGTCACAGTGTGATTTGGGGTTGCCAGGGGGCGCTCCTGGCTCTGAAACAGGctcttactttttttgtttgttttttgagacagggcctcgctctgtcactcaagctggagtacagtggcatgatcacggctcacttcagacctgacctcccagcctcaatcaatcctccttcctcagcctcctgagtagctgggactacaggtgtgcaccaccacactggccagttttgtgtaattttttttttagagatgtaattttttttttaggtttaaactcctgggctcaagtgatctgcctgcctaggcctcccaaagtgctgggattacaggcatgagccactgtgcccggccttttatGTTGAATTTGAACATTTACAACCACCTTGCATTGTGATCATTTCAAAATGCTCAGCTCACAGAAGCAGCAGCTGAAGCTCACGGGAGGTCACAAACCagcccaagggcacacagcaaACCAacaggtggcagagctgggagctCCTCTCTCCCCTTGTCCTCTTACTCCCACCCTTGACTTCAGGAGCAGGTCCCCCCTGTGGGCTTGGCAGAGTCTTGACCTTGTGCCTCTCTAAGGTCACCCTAATAGGCCATCTGAGGCACCCACAGGAGGCTTCTGTCAGCCCTACCCACCACCCTAGCTGATGGAACCCAGGGGTTAAGCAGGAGGGGTGGCAACTCCCTGGGCCTTGAATAAGGCCCTGTCAACTGGGAGGGAAGCTCCTGACACTCTGTTGACCTTGGAGATGGTtcagaggctccagtgagccaatGATGAAGgttgtgtttgagacagggtctcactttgttgccgaggctggagggcagtggagcaatcatggctcactgcagccctgacctcctgggctcaagcaatcctcctgccttagcacccaagtagctgggactgcagatgcgcACCAGcacatctggctcatttttgtatttttttagggacagggtctcactttgttgctcaggctggtctcaaactcctgggctcaaacaatcctccaacatcagcctcccaaagtgctgggattacaggtgtgagccaccacacgcagcctaCTTCCTTCCATTTTATAGACATTTTACAACAAGACTCGGAGACAATCAGCAACTTTCCCACAGTCGCACAGCTCAGAGGGGCAAAACCAGACCTTCAGGTCATCAGGGTGCGACTGTGATTAGCTCTGTGTCCTGCGGCCAATTCCCTGATCGCCaaaccttggtttcctcatctgcaaaatgggaataatagtagtACTGCCCTACAGGgatgtttctctgttttcttctcaagACTTCTTACTAGATGAAACGACTTTGTTTATTGGTCTGTAATCTGTCCTCCACTGTTAGGATGTAAGCAGGGGCCTTGCCTCCCCGGCTCCCCCACTGGTACCTCCTCCAGAGACCAGGACGGTGTTGAGTGCATGCGTGAGTCTATGTGGAAAGCCGGACGTGGTTCTGAGCATAGAGGAAGTGCTCAGTCAGTGTTAACTGCTATTGTTTTACGCTGATTCCCGAtcccatgtgttttcatttatttaatcaatcaAAATGCATTAGGTATCCTCAGCCTGCCAAGTCCAATTTTGATAGACATGCAGgtgctttgaaaagaaaaaggcaggccaggtgtagtggctcacacctataatcccagctacttgggaggctgagacaagagaatagcttgaacccaggagggtgaggttgcagtgggccgagatcacgccactgcacttcagcttgcacaacagggcaagactctgaaaaaaaaaaaaaaaaagagagaagaaagaagatagaaggaaggaagggagggagggagggagggaggaaggaaggaaggaaggaaggaaggaaggaaggaaggaaggaaggaaggaaggaaggaaggaaggaaggaaaagagagaggctCCAAGAACCTGCCAGACACCACCACCAAGCTTTTCCCTGCCAGGTTGAAATACCAGGGCTTATGGCCCCCTGTTCCTCACTCAGAGGAAGACTTTGATCCAGGTGCCAAGTTCCACATTTCTGCTGGTGTGCCCTACATATGGTAAAGGGCTGGGTCCTGTTGGCAGTGCCAGTCCTAGGAGTTGAGGGGCATGGGAACTGGAGCGAGGATTTGCAGGAAGGCCCTAGGTCCAAATGTCACCCTGCACCCCTGCCCATCTCTTCCTGTTGGGTTGCACAGCCTTCTGAGGTCTCTGACCTAGAATCCTTTGAGCTTTTGCATCAGGTCCTGTGCAGAGGGCAGAGCTGATGGGAATATTCTAGACCATCCCTGTTGTCCCTTGGAGGAGGGCAGGTCAGAGTGACAAGGGTTGGGGTGACTGCTGGTTCAGAAAGCTAGAGAAGGAGAGCCCCCCAGTACTCTAGGGTCAGCCCAAGGCTAGGCCCTGCCCAAGGAGCCTCCGCCTAGGCAGTGACTGCTGACATGTGGCCCTTGTGGCCACTGCATGTCAGAGCTGCCTGGTCCCAAGTGGCTCTGAGTTTCCCACTCCTGGTCTCCACTCCCTAGCCTGCCCTCACGTTTCTCAAACAGATACTTCCTCAGTCTGGTGCTCCAGTTCCAGTTCCATGAAACACTGTGCAAAGCCTCAGGCCACATGGGTCCACTGCACCAGTGTGACATCTACAACCAAGATTGCCGGGGAGCTCCTGGGGTGAGTGCCCTCTTCCTTCATTTGTTCTTGGCTCCCCCATCTCCCTTTAAGGAAGTTCTGCTCCAGGCTCCCTCTCCACCCCCAACGACACTAGACACCTTGAGCAGAGCTTTATTAAGCTTATATTCTAGCGGAAGTTCTTCCTCATGTCAGACTGCAGTCTTTCCTACATTAATCAGAGCCCATTTCCTCTTGTGTAGCCTTCTGTGTTCAGAGACACTGcttaggctaggcacagtggctcacacctgtaatcccggcactttgggaagtcgaggcaggtggatcacctgaggtcaggagttcaaaaccagcctgaccaacatgatgaaaccccgtctctaccaaaaatacaaaaattagctgggcatggtggcaggcacctgtaatcccagctatttgagaggctaaggcaggagaatcacttgaacc
This genomic interval carries:
- the LOC102127700 gene encoding LOW QUALITY PROTEIN: angiotensin-converting enzyme-like protein Ace3 (The sequence of the model RefSeq protein was modified relative to this genomic sequence to represent the inferred CDS: inserted 5 bases in 3 codons; substituted 2 bases at 2 genomic stop codons); the protein is MVPISFPADDFYNETKTKIFLQFYDQTAKVVLNQFMEATWHYVTNITRKNQEEMLHKDMERSQFMIYFGTWACLFKVAQFQNQDLNRMLRKLQNIDKVALPKDELWEYNELLADMEMTYSMAQVCLNERPCLSLEPELEEVMATSRNKEELLWAWQGWWDAMGRQIRTTFEHYVELSNKVAQLNGYKDMGALWRSKYESDTLKQDLERFFQELRPLXLNLHAYMHRTLHRHYGPELIDLRGPIPAHLRGNMWAQSSVNILDLVLPFPKKIPEDVTKIMKGQHWKSEKMFEDSEKFFTSLGLLPAPPSFWKKLMLTRPTDGQEVECHXSAWNFYLDDDFGIKKCTEVTIEDLLSIFHKMGRIQYFLQYKNLSIIFCEGANSAFEEAVGSVITLLASSHKHLLNIGLLSLKHQDSEDEVNFLMRIALEKIAFIPFGYLMDLFHWKVFDGSIRKDIYNQEWWNLRLKYQGLWPPVPHSEEDFDPGAKFHISAGVPYIXYFLSLVLQFQFHETLCKASGHMGPLHQCDIYNXKIAGELLGDALKLGSSKPWPEVLKMLTGESEVCIKALMTYFIPLLNWLVTDNMQQGDILGWPDFSCSFEEKDTDKVTFLNLKLDPNQAKFGYWVLLALGFVMSLVVLGLACRLHSLEKQSLTQDNEIFSPLPNAYFLGRAMEPXQTVKRQWMLLGPCLVLMLCSISLAIWIFTE